GCAGAGGCTGCATTGTGGAAATAGGCGTTCCCAGCTGATGCGAACGAAGTGTGTGTTGAAGGGTGCAGGACACTCCGGGTGGTCAGGGAAAGGGAGCACATGCCTGTCACCAGGGCCAGCCTGCCACTGGTCCTCCCATTTGGGGACCCTCATTCCTGGGGGACCCGTCTGCCTCCAGGCACAAGAGAGACGCTTCATTTAAGGAAGCACAAGGTCTGAGAGCGGAAAAGCCCTTCAGTTTATAGCTGGAAAGACAGCGGCCAGAGAGAAGAGTCTGGCCTCGGGGCACAGGGCCCGCCCATGAGAGCCCTGgcctagaacccaggtcttcctggcCGTGACCAGGACATCCTCTGCAGCCCCCAAGAGCTTTGCAAGCCAGAGCAGCCTCCTCCTGTCCTGGCCTTGGATGCCTCCTCCTGACAGCCCTCCAAGCCCAGGGAGCCAACAGCTAGGAGAATTGGGGTCCCAtatgccaggcctcctgcctgCAGCGAAGAGCAGGCTGAGATCTGGAGGGCCTCAGGGGTCTGGAGGGCTTCAGTGAGCCTTGTCTGGCTGTGGCCCAACCTTGGGTTCAGGGCTGGAGAGTAGAGAGAAAGCTCCCGAGGCAGGGGGACTCCTAGCTGAGTACTGGCCCCTGACACTTGGGGCAACAACCACAACCACAGGGCCAGAAGCCTAGGGCCCCCACAGCAGGGTCAGGGTAGAGCAGGGCAGGGCACACCAGCTGACCTTCCAGGGCCAGCCGAGTTCTTCTGGCGCCCCGCAGGGACTTTCGTGGGTATGCTTCCCCCAGGAAACTCCTGGGTCTCCTCTCTGGAGCTGTGTCTCCCATGCTATAAtggtccatctgtctgtctgtgagCGCTGTAAGGTCAGACCCAAGCATGAGTCATCTGCCCTGGTCTAGCTGGGCCCAGCCCCATCTTTCTGCAGGAGGACAGCGCAGATAAGATTAGGTGCTTATTGGTCCTGCAGGCAAAGAGTGACCCTGCCTGGGGGGTTCAAAGAACAAGACATTCCAGAGGGGAGAACCCAGTCCCACTCTGTGAATGGGGCTTTCCTGCTCAGCTCTGGTGCCAGGGGCTAGAGTGGGTGACCTCAGCAGAGACCGGTAAAGAGGGTCACAGCCTGGCCCGTGGAGCCTGAGAGACCTGGCCCCATCCTCAGCCATCTGTCTAGTACGTTGCCGTGGGCcagtcacttcccctctctgggcctcagtgtcttcAACAGGAAAATGCAGtgaggggaacttccctggtggtccagtggttagaacgcCACGCTGTCActgtgagagatgcaggttcaattcctggtcaaggaactaagatcccacatgctgagtgaggccaaaaaagagaaaatggggaTAGTACTGACTTTCTAAGGTTACCAGGATCAGAGATGGTGCAGGTAAAGAGCCTCGCAGAGCAGATCCCTCGAGAATGTGGGCGACGGGGTTATCTCCACggacacttgcagagtcctgaaGTGCGTCTCCCGAGAACTTCACCGCAGGTCGCCCTGCACCTCAGATCAGGAGGGGTCCTGCCGCAGTGGGCAGCCCGGCTGGGAGCTCAACAGATGTCAGCACCTCCATGGCAACAGgctggggaggagctggggaaGGGGCACCTCCTGGAGGGGTGGATGCTGCCCCTGGCACCTAGCTTCCTAAGCAGTGCGTGTTGACCTCGCCTGCCGGCCGGCCTTCACTATCACACACAGATACTCACCTCCTTTAAGCAGTGAGGGcgctggcccaaggtcacacagtgagtgcCAGAGCCCGTCCTAATCCAGGTGCATCTCATTCCAAAGCCCGTgctccttggacttccctggtggtccagtggttaagactctgctcttccatcGCAGGAgctgcgggttcgatcccttgttgggcaactaagatccaacatgctgtgtggcacagccaaaaaaaaaaaaacgaaagccAGCGCTCGTAGCCACCATGGCACCAAGTCACACTGTCCCCTACCAGGCCTGAGAGGAGGGGCAAGGAGGGGGCAGCCCTAGTCTGAGTAGAGGAAGTGCCAGTGACTGGAGTCCAGGGTGGCTGACCCCAGGGCCATCCTTGATTTCATCCTGCCTGGTTGCCTGCTCTGTGACCCacctttctccccaccctccccaccgcCGCTTCCTGAGTGCCCTTGAAGGACGTTGCTGACCCTTTGCTAAGGGACTACCCCTCCCAGTGGCCAGGCCCTGATTCAGGACCAGCGCGCAGGCAGCCTTGAAGTCCTCCTGAGTCACCGGCAGGTGGGGGTCCCACCTGGCATGGGAAGAGGGAAAAACAGGGTTCCCCGGGCTATGGCCCCATTGCCCAGCCCTGAGCAAGGGGGTAAGACTTGGTTACCCaaaaggcagggggcccagggtatCGCTTGGTGCAAAGGGCTTGTGGTATGAAAACCTCCCCCCCTGTTGCTTGGCCCCCCTCTGCACAAGCTCCCCTCTTTGTTCCTGCGCTTGTGTAAAAGCCCCTCCTGCTCCCACTCATCCGGCCTTTGTGGAGAGGGGGCGAGCTCAGGCTTAGTGGGCCTGGGGTAGAGGGGCCCCTGGCCAGGTGACCTCCACCTGGGGCTGGGCAGGTAAGAGAGACAGAAACGGGAGCATCCTGGTTGGATTATGAGAGGTTGAGAGGCGAAAGAGGGGGTCCCCCGCCCGAAAACTAGGAGTTGCCCAGAGTAGGCAGTGAGTGCTTATTACTTGTTTCTGAACGTCCAGAACCAGACCCAGAGAAGGTGGtcgtgaatgaatgaatgaaggaataagtgaatgaacaaaCGTAGGTTAACGTCAACCTAGGAGGCGGGGACAGCAGGAAGGAAGGCTCGGAAATGGGACACTATGGACGAGGACAAAGATATAAATAGCAATCCTGGCACCTGTAGAATGTTAGTCTGTACCAGGCCCTGGGCTCGGGGCTCCGTGTGAAGCTCCGCATTGAATCCTTACAGCAGCACGCTGCGGTGGGTGCTCCAGGGGCCCACTCTACAGTCTCGGAGGGACCCAGGGAAGTTCAGTGcttcggggtgggggggggtggcgggggggtggTGGCACACAACTGCAAAGTGGCCGCAACGCCACCAGCCAGCTCCCTCCCAGAAACCATCCGCTCTGCTGACTGCCGAAGGGGCTGTGCCGTGGGCATTCATGGGCTCTGACCTGGTTGCCAGGACCACCGCCCTTCAGGAGTGCCTGCTtaaccacccccaaccccttctTCCTCAGAGCTACACCCCCACGGTGTTTGAGCGGCTTGCTGTGAATCTGCAGGTGAAAGGCAAACCCGTCCACCTCCAAATCTGGGACACGGCAGGTGGgcacagggctgggggaggggcagggtggggggaggggccccGCCGCCTTTCTTCTGAACCAGGGAGGTCGAGCAGTCTCCAGGGAATGGGTGTCAGCCTGAACCCTCCTCACTGTAGTCCCCTGACCCAGGCCAGCCAACAGGGTCCTGGAGATGAGGCGGAACTCTTGGCTCTCAAGAGGCGGACTGTTTCTGGCCTCCTGAGCGTTCCACCCTGGCTTTAGCTCCTATAAGATTGTTTGACCTTAACTTCTGACCTCCAGCCTCCTGACCTTGCCCACAAGAAGGTTCAGAGTCAACTACATCAGAATTCAAAgctaggagacttccctggcaggccagcagTTACGACTCTGCCTTCtactgcaggaggcctgggttcgatccctcgtcagggaactaagatcccaccggtaaaaaaaaaaaaaaaagaattcaaagctAAACTCAGGGAATCCCACAGCCCCCTTACCTTGTTGGGCTGTGACATCTTGGCCCAGGTCCCACCTGCCTCTTTCTTCTCATCCCCCTACTCCCCCAAGCCCAGGGCAAAGCAGGTTTCTGAGTGGGGGCCTCAGAAACCCCCTACTCCTGCCAGAGTAGGGCTCTCTCAGCAAGTGGTCTCACCCAGGCTGGGGCTGGCACATCCCACAGGCCGGCCAGGGGGACACGGCCCCAAGGGGATCATTCACGGGCTGGCCTCCGAGGCACAGAACTAGGTCCTGGTCTAGTTCACCCGCTCAGCTCACACCCTCCCCTGGTCTTGGTTGGGGTGACCTCTCTGATGTTGGGGACGTGCTGACAGTGGGCAGGAGATCTAGAGGGAGTGACCGCCCCCCACCCTACCAGGGCAAGTGGACTATGACCGCCTGCGGCCCCTGTTCTACCCTGATGCCAGCGTCCTGCTCCTCTGCTTTGACGTCACCAGTCCACACAGCTTCGACAACATCTCTAACCGGGTAGGTGGCAGGTGGGTGGAGGTGggcatggacagggaggcatggcccCATAGCCAGGCCACTCCGCTCTACCCCTGCCCTGGACCCAGCTGACTATCAGAACCTGGCAGGCCCTGGATGATGTGTGGTCCAACGTGTTTGGCATAACTGTGGGGAACGGAGGTCCAGAGCGGCTTATGTAAGGTCCCACAGGGATCTGGTGGCCGGGTCTGGACGAGGTCTCTGACTCCCAGTCCAGTACTTCCTGCCTGCCCATACCAAGCTCAGAAAGCTGAGGCCTTTCCACGATGACCCTGCCTAAAGATGCAGGGCGGCCCAGAGACCCCTGCTTCTCCCCAGCCTGGGCCTGTCTGAGGTCACAGGAACTGTCAGCCTCCCGCAACGTGACCACTGGCTCCCAGTGGCTGCCCAGGACATCCGCTGATCACAGTAGAGGTCCCCAGGGCTTCTCACAGGTGTTGGGGACAtggtccctggagttcctctgttCCAGCCAGCAGCTCCTGCTGCCAGGGCCTCCAGGCGTGTGTGAAGGGCGTGCTCCAGGGTCCATCAGAGTGCAACCAGTGACAGCGGTAGTAGCAATAACCGCAACAATGATGGCAGTGTTTACTGAGGACTTAATACCGGCCAGGTACAGTGCTGGGCACTGACATATTTACTCAGCTAACCTAGAAATGTTatggaggaacttccctggtgatctagtgatGAACACTCTGCACTTCTGCAgagggcgcaggttcaatccctggtcagggaacttagatccTGCATGGCCCACAGTATaaccaaaaagtggaaaaaaacaaaaacaaacaattaTGGAGCAGATACTATCATTGCCATATTGGGGCCCTTGCTCCAAGATACACATCTATTAAAGTGGTAACCCTGGGACTTGAGCCAGTCTTCTCCATGCAGACTGGTATGCATTTGGAAGGTACCTCTATGTGCCAGGACTATTCTACGCACCAAGGCTGGGACCAGGGTACTGGCAGAGGGGATGGTGAGAGGTGAGTGGGTACCGAATCTGGAAGGTAGAACCGAACCACTGGGGTTTGCAGACAGATTAGATGTGGGTGGGAGAGAGacatttgctcagagcaccgagAAGGTAGACTTGCCATTCCCAAGACAAGGAGGAGCAGGctgagggcagggaggtgggcagTGGAGGCCCCTTGGACTTCCCGGTGGAGGAGCAGGCGGAAGTCTGAGTCTGTGGTTCCTGGGAGGAGACAGGGCTGGGCAGATCCATTTAGGAGCTGCTGGTGGGGAAGAGCTGTGgattgggggcggggggcaccGGGGAGCTGTCACCTGGAGATCTGAGGACAACCAGGAGTGTGGGGCCCTGGGGCACCGTGCCGACCAGCTTTCGGAGGATGGAATGATCGCTGATGCCAGGGCTTAGCTAGGACAAGGTCTGATGAGATGCCCTGTTGGACTTACAAAGCAGAGTCAGAGAGAAGACCCTTGTCAAGGGCAGTTTTGTGGATGAGAGGGTTGCTGGGACCCCACATAGGCCCCATATGCCTCCAGAAGCCAGACAGTTTGATGCCGGTTTTCCCTGAAACTGAGCCGGCGTGCGCTGCTGGTTCCAGGCTCCCGGGTTATAGTCCAGACTGAAATAACCCAGCCGTGAGGCCTCGCATTCCAGAGAGCAGCTGGCAGGACAGGAGTGCCCCCTCCGACAGGTCAACAGCTGCTGCAAGCATTTCGTGAGCTGCTTTAGTTTTAGAGCCTCgctatttctttataaattttgcCCCACTGGGGAGATGGTCCTGGGACCCCTTACCTTGCAGAGGTAGGATTGTAGAGCAGATGGGGACAGGGCTCTGGGCGCTAAcctctgggttcaaattctaacACTTCCGGTCTTGTGACCAAGGCCAAGTTACAGagcctctctgcacctcagtgAGTGCATCTGTGCTGTGGGACTGATGATGGAACTGCCTCAGAGATGGGGGGTTCGTGTGCTCATTGTGTGTAAAGTCTTAGCCTGGCCCGGAGTACCTTGTCTTCTTAGTGCCAGTGAGTTGTTCCCTtgctcggtcgctcagtcgtgtctgactctttgcagccccatggactgtagcctgccggtgtcctctgtccatgggattctccaggcaagaatactggagtgggttccttcttcaggggatcttccccgacctagggattgaacccgtgtctcctgcatcggcactGCATGACCACTAGTGCCAAGAGTACTCCCTAAGCTGGCTGTGCTAAGTATCCGCCAAGAATGCTCCCTAAACTGGCTGTGCTAAGTATCACTGTCAAAGTCTACCTGGAGTTCAGGACAGCGGCCCACTCCCCTGATGGCTCCCACACGTGCCCTCGCCACCCCTCTCCCCGCAGTGGTACCCAGAGGTGAATCACTTCTGCAAGGAGGTGCCCATCGTCGTCGTGGGCTGCAAGACCGACCTGCGCAAGGACAAGTCGCTGGTGAAGAAGCTGCGGAAAAACGGGTTGGAACCTGTGACCTACCACAGGGTAGGAGACGCAGCCTAGGGTAGGGGGCAGGAGAGGGCACCCCTGGGATGATGCCACTCCAGCCCAGCCTCTCAGCACACACAGGATGTGGAGCAGGGTTGGGGGTGTTTTGGAAGCAGCCATGGTCAAGAGCTGCCAGGCTTGGAAGTTTCCAGTGAGGATGGAGAGCGAGTGGAGTGCACATCAGGTCCTGCCCCCCCACTTCGCAGCCGGGGGGACCCCCCCCAGCTCTTTAGTCTGTAGGCCCCTCTCTGTGGCACCCCTGGGTCAGGCTGGGAAGGTAATTTATTGGTACCTGGAGAGGCAGAGACCCGGCCGAGAACTGAGATGGGAAACTGGATGAACCCATCAGGGTGGTTGGTCAGGCCAGGGGGCAGGAGCTGTGGGTGCCCTAGGAGAGCACGCCTGGGACATGCCTGGTCGGGGAGGGGGCGGCTGGACGGGAGGCCCCCAGCAGCAGCCAGCTGACGGCAGCCCTGTTGTGCTCTCTGCTAGGGCCAGGAGATGGCGCGGGCCGTGGGCGCCGTGGCCTACCTCGAATGCTCGGCTCTGCTCCAGGAGAACGTCCATGCCGTCTTCCAGGAGGCAGCCGAGGTGGCCCTCAGCAGCCGCGGTCGCAACTTCTGGAGGCGGATCACCCGGAGCTTTTGTGTGGTGACCTGAGGGCCTGGGGCCCTCCCCGCCCAACTGCCCTCGCAGCACAGGAAGGAGCTGGTTGCTGACCTTCTGCCTAGTTGGCTGGGCTGGACCCAGTCCCCAGGCTGTGACCACCGAACTGTACCTCAAACAGATGGGCACCCCCGAGGCCAGCCCCCGCCAATCCTGGGGCTGGGATCCTAGAATTGCAGCGAAACCCCTCTGAGGCCTGAGGAAGGGGGGTCCCAGGCTCACCAGTCCCATGGAGGGCTGGTCCTGGAGACCTCTGACTCGCTCCCATCTCCCAGCCCTGGACCACACACCCTGGAGTGGCCTGTGTGCCCTGGCGCCACCTTGTGGCTCTTCTTAGGGCTgtacccaccccacccacccactcctTCAACCTGCCCGTCCCAGTGGTAAACAGTTTAAGATGATAACACTTGTCTGTGGCCTCTTGCTTTGAAATGCCTTTACACACTGTTGCATGTGGGGGATAAAAGCACACCCTGTGTAGGCACTGGGTCCAGTATAACCACCTGGATCCAAACCAGGCTGTCACTTTCGGACCCTTGGGCAAGGTACCTGGGCCTCTTGCCTGTGAAAGAGGCGGGTACCTGGCACACAGAGGGTGCTCACACAAGGCTCACAAGTATTGCTTTTATTTATGATAAATACAGTAGATAATATTCCATGGGTGTAATGTACATAGTACAGTCTATAATATTGtacagagttctccagagaaacagaaccaataggatatatATTCAGAGGGTGATTTTAAGGAATCGGCTTAAAAACACAATTTTGAGGACTGGCAAGTCCGAAACCTTTAGAACAGGTTGGAGGTCGATGTTGCTGTCCTGAGTCTGAATTCTGAAGGGCAGCAGGCTGGAAATTTCAGGCAGAGTTTCTGTGTTGCTGACCtgaggcagaattccttcttccttGGGAAACCTCAGTCTCTTCTCTTAAGACCTTCTAAGACCTTCGACTGATTGTGTGCGGTCCACCCACACAGAACCAGCCCCTAACACCCACCCCCTCGGTTTCATTAGAAACAGCTCCAGAGGTGGGACTGCTTCCTCCAGGTGAGGGCTCCTGGCTCAGGTTACAGAGGGATCTGCTCCGAAAACCCCACCTGGATTACAGGCTCCACTCCAGGGTCTTAATATAAGCTGCTCAGGGGTGGGAAACAACTGTTCCTGGACTAGATTTCTAGCCTGGTTGCTCCTCCCCCAAGCCCACCTCATGCCCAGaatgttctttctcttctccctttccTGCCTTCCCCAACCCAGTGAGCCAAGCCCAGCTCACACATTTCTAATTTGCCGAAATGTGAGCCCCTGGAACCCTTGATAGTTATTTTGCAAAGAAGCTTGTCACACTGAGTTCTTGCACCAGACCTGGGCatccctgaagaaggctgtcTGTCTCCCTCGTCCCTTTGCTGGGGATGTGGCTTGGCCCCTTGGCATTGCGGACAGGCAGGGTGCTCCATCTCTGGAGTCAGTCGCAGATCTGGGTTCGAATCCTAGTCCCATCGTTTTCCAGAGCCAGGTGACTTCATGAGTGTGACACTTCTCCAGCCTTAACAATTCCATCTGGCAACCAGAGATCATCCTGCCCACCCTAGAGGGTTGCTGTGAAGGTGAAGTGGCAAAATGCTTGTCAGGTGCCTAGCACATGCCAGGAATAAAGGAGGAACGCGGGAGCCATGGACTGGATTGCATGGAGTAGAGCGGGGCTGCCCAGTATATTCTTTACTGGAGGGCAAGACACGGAACAAGACATCTGGATCAAGCTCCCTCCCTGGGATAACCAGAGGCTCCATCATCTATGCCTTCAACAGCCTGGTGTCCAGGGAGCTCTATGAGGTACCCAACACCATGACAAGAACTACGGGTGTAACAGGGAACCCACAGTTTGTGCCCTTAAAGCCAAGTCTGTGTGTAATGCCACAGAGGATGGGATCTTAACGCCAGCATGCAGGGGTGGTTGGGAAGCTACCGAGAGAGAAGGCACTTCCCTGGAAAGAGAGACTGCCCAGGGAGCATGAGGGCAATGAGTGCCTCGCGGTCCCTTGAGAGTCCATCAGATGTTGTGTGGAGTTTTACAAGGCAGACAAGAGACTCAGGACAAAGAGGCTGAGAGTATTAACACGAAGGTGATGGAGTGATGGGCTTGGTCCTGGAGAGTCAACCTTCTCACCTGATAAATAAGAAGAATAGATTCTGCCTTGTTGGGAcgtccttggtggcccagtggataagactcagctcacaatgcaggggcctgggttcaatctctggtcaggagaCTAGacccctcatgccacaactagtGTAGAGATTCACTCTGAGCAACAACgaacacccagcacagtcaaaacctaataaatttttaaaaatgttttaaataatcaatgttgggacttccctggtagtccagtggttaggactcggcactttcactgctgtggtccCGGCTGTGACCCCTTGTCAGAGGATGAAGATCTCGCATGTTGCTCAGTgcacccagaaaaaaaaatttttaatgtccaCTTGATGAGGTTAACAAGGCTCCGTTTTTGGGTCAATGTttttgatgtccatgtgtagagtcttctcttgtgttgttggaagagggtgtttactatgaccagtgcattttcttgtcaaaactctattagcctttgccctgcttcattccacattccgaggccaaatttgcctgttactgcaggtctttcttgacttcctacttttgcattccagtcccctataaagaaaaggacatctttttttactgttagttctaaaaggtcttgtaggtcttcatagaaccgttcaacttcagcttcttcagtgttactggttggggcatagactt
This window of the Capra hircus breed San Clemente chromosome 29, ASM170441v1, whole genome shotgun sequence genome carries:
- the RHOD gene encoding rho-related GTP-binding protein RhoD yields the protein MKAAQASGEEAPGGARSVKVVLVGDGGCGKTSLLMVFAEGAFPESYTPTVFERLAVNLQVKGKPVHLQIWDTAGQVDYDRLRPLFYPDASVLLLCFDVTSPHSFDNISNRWYPEVNHFCKEVPIVVVGCKTDLRKDKSLVKKLRKNGLEPVTYHRGQEMARAVGAVAYLECSALLQENVHAVFQEAAEVALSSRGRNFWRRITRSFCVVT